A genomic stretch from Enterobacter oligotrophicus includes:
- the ompL gene encoding porin OmpL translates to MKRIITVLIVSSVSCPVFAGAYVETREAYNTASELHEVILRAGYNFDMGAGLMFTNAYNVGKWDELKHSYNEIEGWYPLFKPTEKLTFQPGGLINDSSAGSGGAVYLDTNYKFTDWFNLTFRYRYNHNNYDTPDYNGQMDKNDTHEFANYWNFNVTDAFFYTFEPHFFQRVNDYHSKNGKDHHWEMTNKFSYRIDRNWLPYLELQWLDRWNDYNREQYRIRLGLRYSF, encoded by the coding sequence ATGAAAAGAATCATCACTGTACTGATCGTGTCGTCTGTGTCCTGCCCGGTATTTGCCGGGGCGTATGTCGAAACCCGCGAAGCATACAATACGGCCTCTGAACTGCACGAGGTAATCCTGCGTGCTGGCTATAACTTCGATATGGGCGCAGGGTTGATGTTCACCAATGCCTATAACGTGGGGAAATGGGACGAACTTAAGCACAGCTATAACGAAATCGAAGGATGGTATCCGCTCTTTAAGCCCACGGAAAAGCTCACTTTTCAGCCCGGCGGCTTGATTAACGACAGCAGCGCCGGATCGGGTGGCGCGGTTTATTTAGATACTAACTATAAATTTACGGACTGGTTTAATCTGACGTTCCGCTATCGCTATAACCATAATAATTACGACACGCCGGACTATAACGGGCAGATGGATAAGAACGACACGCACGAGTTTGCCAACTACTGGAATTTCAACGTTACGGATGCGTTTTTCTACACCTTTGAGCCGCACTTTTTCCAGCGCGTGAACGATTACCACAGCAAAAATGGCAAAGACCATCACTGGGAAATGACCAATAAGTTCAGCTACAGGATCGACAGAAACTGGCTGCCGTACCTCGAACTCCAGTGGCTGGACCGATGGAATGATTACAACCGGGAGCAGTACCGGATTCGGTTGGGGTTACGGTACTCGTTCTAA
- a CDS encoding MFS transporter: protein MTHNTDPLTLKLSLREKCAYGMGDFGSNLMLCIGTLYLLKFYTDELGMPAFYGGIIFLVAKFFTALTDMLTGVLLDSRRNIGARGKFRPFILYASVPVALVATAQFMANDFSLTVKTALATVLFMMFGLCYSLMNCAYGAMVPAITKNPNERAQLAAWRQGGATVGLLLCTVGFMPIQALFVSQPSLGYLVAALVFVTCGLFCMWWCYSGVKERYVEITPDHHKPGILKSFCAIFRNPPLLVLCIANLCTLAAFNIKLAIQVYYTQYVLNDLHLLSWMGFFSMGCILIGVFLVPGAVKRFGKKPVYLGGLTLWAVGDVMNFLWGTSSLLFVLFSCMAFFGTAFVNSLNWALVPDTVDYGEWKTGIRAEGSVYTGYTFSRKISAALAGFLPGIMLTQIGYVPHAVQSAGTLLGLRQLIFLWPCGLAIIAAITMGLFYKLNEARFAFIIEEIGKRKKQTANTPEMTTNNKASAVTL, encoded by the coding sequence ATGACACACAATACTGATCCGTTAACCCTGAAGTTGAGCCTACGCGAGAAGTGCGCCTACGGCATGGGCGATTTTGGCTCTAACCTGATGTTGTGTATCGGCACGCTGTATCTTCTGAAATTTTACACTGACGAACTGGGCATGCCCGCGTTCTATGGCGGCATTATTTTCCTGGTGGCGAAGTTTTTTACCGCGTTGACCGACATGCTGACCGGCGTGCTGTTGGACTCCCGGCGTAATATCGGTGCGAGGGGGAAATTCCGGCCGTTCATTCTGTATGCCTCCGTGCCGGTGGCGCTGGTTGCCACGGCGCAGTTTATGGCCAACGACTTTAGCCTGACGGTGAAAACGGCCCTCGCCACCGTACTGTTTATGATGTTTGGCCTCTGCTATAGCCTGATGAATTGCGCCTACGGTGCGATGGTCCCGGCCATCACCAAAAACCCGAACGAGCGCGCGCAGCTTGCGGCGTGGCGTCAGGGGGGCGCAACGGTCGGGCTGTTGCTTTGTACGGTAGGATTTATGCCCATCCAGGCGCTGTTCGTCAGCCAGCCGTCCCTCGGCTATCTGGTGGCCGCGCTGGTGTTTGTCACTTGCGGGCTTTTTTGTATGTGGTGGTGCTACAGCGGCGTGAAAGAGCGTTATGTGGAGATCACGCCCGATCATCATAAGCCCGGCATTCTGAAATCCTTTTGCGCCATCTTCCGTAATCCGCCGTTGCTGGTGTTGTGCATCGCCAACCTCTGTACCCTCGCCGCGTTCAATATCAAACTGGCAATTCAGGTCTATTACACCCAGTACGTGCTGAACGATCTGCATTTGCTGTCGTGGATGGGATTTTTCAGCATGGGCTGCATTCTGATTGGCGTGTTTCTGGTGCCCGGCGCGGTCAAGCGTTTCGGCAAGAAGCCCGTTTATCTCGGCGGGCTGACGCTGTGGGCCGTGGGAGACGTGATGAACTTCCTCTGGGGGACCAGCTCCCTGCTGTTCGTGCTCTTTTCCTGTATGGCCTTCTTCGGTACGGCGTTTGTGAACAGCCTGAACTGGGCGCTGGTGCCGGATACCGTTGATTACGGCGAGTGGAAAACCGGCATTCGCGCTGAAGGGTCGGTGTATACCGGCTACACCTTCTCGCGCAAAATCTCCGCCGCCCTCGCCGGTTTTTTGCCGGGCATTATGCTGACCCAGATTGGCTACGTTCCCCATGCCGTGCAGAGCGCGGGCACGCTGCTTGGGTTGCGTCAGCTTATTTTCCTCTGGCCGTGCGGCCTGGCGATTATCGCCGCCATCACGATGGGACTGTTTTATAAACTCAACGAAGCACGCTTCGCCTTTATTATCGAGGAGATTGGAAAACGGAAAAAACAAACCGCGAATACCCCTGAGATGACCACCAACAATAAAGCGTCAGCAGTCACTTTATAA
- a CDS encoding MFS transporter: MSQHTSDPATLRLPFKEKLAYGMGDLGSNILLDIGTLYLLKFYTDVLGLPGTYGGIIFLIAKFFTAFTDMGTGIMLDSRRKIGPKGKFRPFVLYAAFPVTLLAIANFVGTPFEVTGKTVMATVLFMLYGLFFSMMNCSYGAMVPAITKNPDERASLAAWRQGGATLGLLLCTVGFVPVMNLIEGNDQLGYIFAATLFSLFGLFFMWWCYKGVTERYVETHPASSAQKPGLLQSFRAIAGNRPLFILCIANLCTLGAFNVKLAIQVYYTQYVLNDPILLSYMGFFSMGCIFIGVFMMPGAVRRFGKKKVYISGLMIWVAGDLLNYFFGGGSVSFVAFSCLAFFGSAFVNSLNWALVSDTVEYGEWRTGVRSEGTVYTGFTFFRKVSQALAGFFPGMMLTQIGYVPNVVQSAGTVEGLRQLIFIYPCLLAVITIVAMGCFYNLNEKMYVRIVEEIELRKRTA, encoded by the coding sequence ATGAGTCAACATACTTCTGATCCGGCGACCCTGCGCCTGCCGTTTAAAGAAAAACTCGCCTACGGGATGGGCGATCTCGGCTCTAACATCCTGCTGGATATCGGTACGCTGTATCTGCTGAAATTCTATACCGACGTGCTGGGCTTACCAGGCACGTATGGCGGTATTATCTTTTTGATTGCCAAGTTCTTTACTGCCTTTACCGATATGGGCACCGGGATCATGCTCGACTCCCGGCGCAAGATTGGGCCTAAAGGGAAGTTCCGCCCGTTCGTGCTGTATGCAGCATTTCCGGTCACGCTGTTGGCAATCGCCAACTTCGTCGGTACGCCGTTTGAGGTAACGGGTAAAACGGTGATGGCGACGGTGCTGTTCATGCTGTACGGCCTGTTCTTCAGCATGATGAACTGCTCCTACGGCGCAATGGTGCCCGCGATTACCAAAAACCCGGACGAACGCGCGTCGCTGGCCGCCTGGCGTCAGGGAGGGGCCACGCTTGGCCTGCTGCTCTGTACCGTCGGTTTTGTGCCGGTGATGAACCTGATAGAGGGCAATGACCAGCTTGGCTATATCTTTGCCGCGACCCTCTTCTCGCTGTTCGGCCTGTTCTTTATGTGGTGGTGCTACAAAGGCGTGACCGAGCGTTACGTCGAGACGCACCCTGCCAGTTCGGCGCAAAAACCGGGGTTATTGCAGTCGTTTCGCGCTATCGCCGGTAACCGTCCGCTGTTTATACTCTGCATCGCTAACCTGTGCACACTCGGTGCCTTTAACGTCAAACTCGCCATCCAGGTCTACTACACACAGTACGTACTGAACGATCCGATTTTGCTGTCGTATATGGGATTTTTCAGCATGGGCTGCATTTTTATCGGCGTCTTTATGATGCCCGGCGCGGTGCGGCGCTTCGGTAAGAAGAAGGTCTATATCAGCGGGCTAATGATTTGGGTGGCAGGCGATCTGCTCAACTATTTCTTTGGCGGCGGCTCGGTGAGCTTCGTGGCGTTCTCCTGCCTGGCGTTCTTTGGCTCCGCGTTTGTGAACAGCCTGAACTGGGCGCTGGTCTCCGATACCGTGGAATACGGCGAATGGCGCACCGGCGTGCGCTCTGAGGGGACGGTTTATACCGGCTTTACCTTCTTCCGTAAGGTGTCACAGGCGCTGGCCGGTTTCTTCCCCGGCATGATGCTGACGCAAATCGGCTATGTACCCAATGTGGTGCAATCCGCCGGAACGGTTGAAGGGCTGCGGCAGCTGATTTTCATCTACCCATGCCTGCTGGCGGTCATCACCATCGTGGCGATGGGCTGCTTCTACAACCTCAACGAGAAGATGTATGTGCGCATTGTGGAAGAAATTGAATTGCGCAAACGTACGGCATAA
- a CDS encoding alpha-glucosidase gives MRTLHNINLKNNESGFTLHWQDRLILSHSVESPCLWIGAGEADIEMFRGNFSIKDKLNEKIALTDATVTQQNTGWAIRFTRGDAVSATLLVGVDVEGRLELKLNNDATSHNRIWLRLAAQPDDHIYGCGEQFSYFDLRGKPFPLWTSEQGVGRNKQTYVTWQADCKENAGGDYYWTFFPQPTFVSTQKYYCHVDNSCYMNFDFSAPDFHELAFWENNATLRFECAETYVDLLEKLTGLLGRQPELPDWVYDGVTLGIQGGTDVCQQKLDTMRNAGVKVNGIWAQDWSGIRMTSFGKRVMWNWKWNSELYPQLDERIAQWKEEGVQFLSYINPYVASDKDLCEEASKRGYLTKDADGKDYHVEFGEFYAGVIDLTNPEAWDWYKEVIKKNLIALGCGGWMADFGEYLPTDTFLHNGVSAEIMHNAWPALWAKCNYEALEETGKLGEILFFMRAGYTGSQKHSVMMWAGDQNVDWSLDDGLASVVPAALSLAMTGHGLHHSDIGGYTTLFEMKRSKELLLRWCDFSAFTPMMRTHEGNRPGDNWQFDGDAETIAHFARMTTVFTTLKPYIKAAVAQNAKSGLPVMRPLFLHYEDDARAYTLKYQYLFGRDLLVAPVHEEGRRDWTLYLPQDNWVNAWTGEAYQGGEVTIAAPLGKPPVFYRQQSEWADLFGTLRHI, from the coding sequence ATGCGTACCCTACACAATATTAACCTGAAAAATAACGAAAGTGGTTTCACCCTGCACTGGCAGGACCGTCTGATTCTTTCACACTCGGTTGAGTCTCCTTGCCTGTGGATCGGCGCAGGTGAGGCCGATATCGAGATGTTTCGCGGTAATTTCAGCATCAAGGACAAACTCAACGAAAAGATTGCGCTGACGGATGCCACCGTCACGCAACAAAACACGGGCTGGGCGATCCGTTTTACTCGTGGCGACGCGGTGAGTGCCACGCTACTGGTAGGTGTCGATGTCGAAGGCCGGCTGGAGCTGAAGCTCAATAACGACGCCACCAGCCATAACCGCATCTGGTTACGGCTGGCGGCTCAGCCTGACGATCACATTTACGGCTGCGGCGAGCAGTTCTCGTACTTTGACTTGCGCGGCAAGCCGTTCCCGCTGTGGACCAGCGAACAGGGCGTGGGCCGCAATAAGCAGACTTATGTGACCTGGCAGGCCGACTGCAAAGAGAATGCGGGCGGCGACTACTACTGGACCTTCTTCCCGCAACCTACCTTCGTGAGTACGCAGAAATATTATTGCCACGTCGATAACAGCTGCTACATGAATTTCGACTTCAGCGCGCCGGACTTCCACGAACTGGCGTTCTGGGAAAATAACGCCACGCTGCGCTTCGAATGTGCAGAAACGTATGTCGATCTGCTGGAAAAACTGACCGGCCTGCTGGGACGTCAACCCGAACTGCCGGACTGGGTGTACGACGGCGTGACGTTGGGTATTCAGGGCGGTACCGACGTGTGCCAGCAAAAGCTGGATACCATGCGCAACGCTGGCGTGAAGGTGAACGGCATCTGGGCGCAGGACTGGTCCGGCATCCGCATGACGTCCTTCGGCAAACGCGTGATGTGGAACTGGAAGTGGAACAGCGAGCTTTATCCGCAGCTTGACGAGCGAATTGCGCAGTGGAAAGAGGAAGGCGTGCAGTTCCTCTCCTATATCAACCCCTATGTCGCCAGCGATAAGGATTTGTGCGAGGAGGCGTCAAAGCGCGGCTATTTGACCAAAGACGCCGACGGCAAGGACTACCACGTCGAATTCGGCGAGTTCTACGCGGGCGTTATCGACCTGACCAACCCGGAAGCCTGGGACTGGTACAAAGAGGTCATTAAAAAGAACCTGATCGCGCTGGGATGTGGCGGCTGGATGGCCGATTTCGGGGAATATCTGCCGACCGATACCTTCCTGCACAACGGCGTCAGCGCGGAGATCATGCATAACGCCTGGCCTGCCCTGTGGGCGAAATGTAACTACGAGGCGCTGGAAGAGACCGGCAAGCTCGGGGAGATCCTGTTCTTTATGCGCGCGGGCTATACCGGCAGCCAGAAGCACTCGGTGATGATGTGGGCGGGAGATCAGAACGTTGACTGGAGCCTGGACGACGGCCTGGCATCGGTGGTGCCAGCAGCGCTGTCTCTGGCGATGACCGGGCACGGCCTGCACCACAGCGACATTGGTGGCTATACCACCCTGTTCGAGATGAAACGCAGCAAGGAGCTGCTGCTGCGCTGGTGCGATTTCAGCGCCTTTACGCCGATGATGCGTACCCACGAAGGGAACCGTCCTGGCGATAACTGGCAGTTCGACGGCGATGCGGAAACCATCGCGCACTTCGCGCGCATGACCACCGTCTTTACCACCCTGAAGCCGTATATCAAAGCCGCCGTCGCGCAGAACGCGAAAAGCGGCCTGCCGGTGATGCGCCCGCTGTTCCTGCACTATGAAGACGACGCGCGCGCCTACACGCTGAAATACCAGTATCTGTTTGGCCGTGACCTGCTGGTCGCGCCTGTTCATGAAGAGGGACGCCGCGACTGGACGTTGTATCTGCCGCAGGACAACTGGGTCAATGCCTGGACGGGTGAAGCGTACCAGGGCGGTGAAGTGACCATTGCCGCTCCACTCGGCAAACCACCGGTCTTTTATCGCCAGCAAAGCGAATGGGCAGACCTGTTTGGCACCTTACGTCATATCTGA
- the yihS gene encoding sulfoquinovose isomerase: protein MKWFNTLSHNRWLEQETDRILDFGKNAAVPTGFGWLGNNGQVRSDMGTHLWITARMLHVYAVAANMGRPGAYALVEHGINALNGSLRDKQYGGWYACVNDEGVIDASKQGYQHFFVLLGAASAVTTGHPQARKLLDDAIEVIERYFWSEQEQMCLESWDEAFSKTEDYRGGNANMHAVEAFLIVYDVTHDRKWLDRALRIASVIIHDVARKGEYRVNEHFDTNWNPIRDYNIDNPAHRFRAYGGTPGHWIEWGRLMLHLRAALEARFETPPEWLLEDAKGLFHATIRDAWAPDGADGFVYSVGWDGKPIVRERVRWPIVEAMGTAYALYTVTGEAQYEAWYQKWWDYCIKYLMDYENGSWWQELDTNNEVTTKVWDGKQDIYHLLHCLVIPRLPLAPGLAPAVAAGLLDSQAK, encoded by the coding sequence ATGAAATGGTTTAACACCCTGAGCCATAACCGCTGGCTCGAACAAGAGACCGATCGCATTCTCGATTTCGGTAAAAACGCCGCCGTACCGACCGGCTTTGGCTGGCTGGGCAATAACGGACAGGTTCGCAGCGATATGGGTACGCATCTGTGGATCACCGCCCGTATGCTGCACGTTTACGCGGTGGCGGCGAACATGGGGCGTCCCGGCGCGTATGCGCTGGTGGAGCATGGCATTAATGCCCTGAATGGCTCGCTGCGCGACAAACAGTACGGCGGCTGGTACGCCTGTGTTAATGACGAAGGCGTGATCGATGCTTCCAAGCAGGGATATCAACACTTCTTCGTCCTGCTGGGCGCGGCGAGTGCCGTCACCACCGGCCACCCGCAGGCACGTAAGTTGCTGGACGACGCCATCGAAGTGATTGAGCGCTACTTCTGGAGTGAACAGGAGCAAATGTGCCTGGAATCCTGGGATGAGGCCTTCAGCAAAACCGAAGATTACCGCGGCGGTAACGCCAACATGCACGCCGTGGAAGCCTTCCTGATCGTCTATGACGTGACGCACGACCGGAAATGGCTCGACCGCGCCCTGCGCATCGCCTCGGTGATTATTCACGACGTGGCCCGCAAAGGGGAGTACCGCGTTAACGAGCATTTCGACACCAACTGGAACCCGATCCGCGATTACAACATTGATAACCCTGCTCACCGTTTCCGTGCCTACGGCGGCACGCCGGGACACTGGATTGAGTGGGGCCGCCTGATGCTGCACCTGCGCGCCGCGCTGGAAGCGCGCTTTGAAACGCCGCCGGAGTGGCTGCTGGAAGATGCGAAAGGGTTGTTCCACGCCACCATCCGCGATGCCTGGGCACCCGACGGAGCCGATGGTTTTGTCTACTCCGTTGGCTGGGACGGCAAGCCTATCGTGCGTGAACGCGTGCGTTGGCCAATCGTCGAGGCGATGGGCACGGCGTATGCACTTTATACCGTCACCGGCGAGGCGCAGTACGAAGCCTGGTACCAGAAATGGTGGGATTACTGCATCAAGTACCTGATGGACTACGAGAACGGTTCCTGGTGGCAGGAGCTGGACACCAACAACGAAGTGACCACCAAAGTCTGGGACGGCAAGCAGGATATTTACCACCTGCTGCACTGCCTGGTGATCCCGCGCCTGCCGCTGGCTCCGGGCTTAGCCCCTGCCGTAGCCGCCGGTTTACTGGACAGCCAGGCCAAATAA
- the yihT gene encoding sulfofructosephosphate aldolase, which produces MTMYTLKDITRPSGGFAMLAVDQREAMRLMFAAAGAPVPVTDRHLTDFKVNAAKILSPYASAILVDQQFCYRQIVEQQAVAKSCAMIVAADEFIPGNGIPVDSVVIDKNVDAQAVKRDGGKALKLLVLWRSDEDPQQRLEMVKTFNQLCHDNGLLSIIEPVVRPPRRGAAFNREQAIIDAAKELGDSGADLYKVEMPLFGKGTQLELLAASQKLNENIAMPWVILSSGVDDKLFPRAVSVAMQAGASGFLAGRAVWSSVIGLPDTELMLRDISVPKLQRLGEIVDEMMARC; this is translated from the coding sequence ATGACGATGTACACCCTGAAAGATATCACCCGACCTTCCGGCGGTTTTGCAATGCTGGCCGTTGACCAGCGCGAAGCAATGCGCCTGATGTTTGCGGCGGCAGGCGCACCGGTGCCAGTTACCGATCGGCATCTCACGGATTTTAAGGTCAACGCGGCCAAAATCCTGTCGCCGTATGCCTCTGCAATCCTCGTCGATCAGCAATTTTGCTATCGCCAGATTGTGGAGCAACAGGCCGTCGCCAAAAGCTGCGCGATGATTGTGGCGGCAGACGAATTTATACCGGGGAACGGTATTCCCGTCGACAGCGTGGTGATTGATAAAAACGTTGATGCTCAGGCGGTCAAACGCGATGGCGGCAAGGCGTTGAAGCTGCTGGTGCTGTGGCGTAGCGATGAAGATCCGCAGCAGCGTCTGGAGATGGTGAAGACGTTTAATCAGCTGTGCCATGACAACGGGCTGCTCAGCATTATTGAACCGGTGGTGCGCCCGCCACGTCGCGGAGCCGCGTTTAACCGCGAACAGGCCATTATAGACGCCGCCAAAGAGCTGGGGGACAGCGGAGCCGATCTCTACAAAGTGGAGATGCCGCTGTTCGGCAAAGGCACACAGCTGGAGCTGCTCGCCGCCTCGCAGAAGCTGAACGAGAACATCGCCATGCCGTGGGTGATCCTCTCGTCCGGCGTGGACGATAAGTTATTCCCGCGCGCCGTGAGCGTGGCGATGCAGGCGGGCGCATCGGGCTTTTTAGCCGGGCGCGCCGTCTGGTCATCCGTGATTGGGTTGCCAGACACAGAGCTGATGCTCCGCGATATTTCCGTACCGAAACTGCAGCGTCTGGGTGAGATCGTCGACGAAATGATGGCTCGCTGCTAA